TTGGTGGTGACGGTGGTGGAGCGCCCCGCTATTGGTGAATTGACCATTAAAGGCAATCGCAAAATTCCTACCGATAAGTTAATGGAAGTGTTGAAACTGCGCAATATCAGCAAAGGCAATACTCTTGATAAAGCGGCCTTGGCAACCATTCAGCGCGAATTGGCGGAACAATACCAAGGCATGGGGCATTACGGCGTTGATATTAATACTGCAATTGAAGCTTTGCCGCGCAATCGGGTCGCCGTTAATATTAATATTAACGAAGGCAATGTGGCACGTATTCAAAAAGTTAAAATTATCGGCAATAAAGCTTTTCCCGAATCGGTATTGCTGAAACAATTGGAATCAGGGCCACGCGGGGCGTTTTCGATTCCCTTTTTGAGCGATAGCGACAAGTATTCCAAAGAAAAACTGATGGCGGATTTGGATGCGCTCAACAGTTTCTACCGTGACCGTGGTTATATCAATTTTGAAATCGCTTCGGCTGATGTGTCAATGTCGCCGGATAAAAAAGATATTTTCCTGAATGTCAGCGTGAACGAAGGAGCGCAATACCGCATTGGTGACGTGAGTGTCGCGGGAAATCCTGGTTTATCCAAAGAACAATTGGCTAAATCGGTTAAATTACGCAAAGGTGAAGTGTTTTCACAAAAAGCGTTGGAAGAAACCCGTAAAAACCTTTCCAATCAGCTTGGTGCGCAAGGTTATGCGTTTACCAAAGTGGCGGCAACCCCGGATTTTGATGAAAACAATAAGCAAGTAGGTATTTTGCTGTCCGTCGATCAGGGTAAGCGCACGTATGTCCGCCGCATCGACATTCGTGGTAATAACCGTACCAAAGATGAAGTGTACCGCCGTGAATTGCGTCAGGTAGAAAGTTCGTGGTTCTCGAAAGAGCAGGTGGAGCGTTCCAAAACCCGCTTGCAGCGCCTGCCTTACGTTGAAGAAGCCACGATTGAGGTAGAACCGGTTGCTGGTACAGAAGATCAGGTAGATTTGATTGTCACCGTGAATGAGCGTTCTTCTAACCAATTCCGGGTGGGGGCGGGTTATTCACAATCGCAAGGCGTGTTATTCAACGTTAACCTTAACCAAGATAACTTCATGGGAACCGGTAAAAAGCTGGATGTGAACGTTGATAACAGCAAGGTCAATAAAAATTACAGCATCGGTTATACCAATCCTTATTATACGCCTGATGGTATTAGCCGTGGTTTCAGCGGTTATTACAAAGAATACGATGCTGAGGCGGAAGATATTGCCAGCTATGCGTCTAATCGTTACGGCGGCAGCGTCAATTATACCGTGCCATTGAGTGAGCATGATTCGGTATACGCCAGCGTCGGTGCGGAAAAGCGTGAAATTGTGTTGGGTACTGCCCCGGCGCAGCGCATTAAAGATTTCGTCGATACCAACGGTGATGAATACAATCAATTGCCAGTGACGGTCAGCTATGTGCATGACACCCGCAACCGTACCGTTTTCCCAACTGAAGGCCAGCGTCATCGGGTTTCTTTGCAAACAGCCGTGCCGGGTAGCGATTTGGAATACCACAAATTGAATTATGACGGTGCTGCTTATAAACCCATTACCGATAATGTTACGTTCGCGGTAAAAGGGAAAGTTGGTACGAGTACGACGGGCGGTGATCTCGATAATTTACCGTTTTTCGATAAATACTACGCGGGCGGCATTAACAGTGTGCGTGGTTTTGACCAGAGTTCATTGGGTTCACGTGATGAAAACGATGATCCAACCGGCGGTGATTTGTTAGTGACGGCGACGGCTGAAGTGCAATTCCCTGTTCCTTTAGCAGAAGATGTGAAAGGCTTGAAAATGAGCGCCTTCGTGGACGGCGGGAATGTGTTTGATGATACCGGTGATTTTAAAGCGGATGAGATGCGTTATTCCGCTGGTGTAGGCGCGGTCTGGTTATCGCCGATTGGCCCGCTGGAAGTCAGTTATGCGAAACCGTTGAATGCTGAAGAAACGGATAAAGAGCAGAAGGTACAATTCAGTATTGGGGCATCGTTCTAAGCCATGTTGAAATTAGGCGCGTTATGCATGTGCGGGTTGTTGCTCTTGATGGGGCAACAATCCGTGGTTATTGCCGCTGATGAAGCAGAACAACGCCCGGTGCGTATTGCGATTGTGAATATGGCGGGTTTACTGGAGAATGCGCCGCAGTCTAAAGCAGCGGATGCTCAATTGAAGCTGGATTTTGTGCCGCGTGAACGCAGGCTGGAGGCTGATCAAAAAGCTATCCGGCAATTGGAGGACGAGCTGTCCACCAGTATTCAATCCGGTGTATTGCCTGATCTTGAAAAAGTGGAAGGCCAACGCAAGTTACGTGACCTACAGCGCACTTATGCGCGTGAGATGGAAGATTTTCGTGAGGCAGTCCGCCTTGCCCGCGATACGGCGATTGGTGCTTTGCAAGCCGAGATTGTGCAGGCGATTGTTGAAGTGCGTGAACGGGAAAAAATTGACCTCGTGTTACGCGAAAGCAATTACATTGTTGCCAGCGACCGCATTGATATGACCGCGCAAGTCATGCAGCATTTGGAGCAAAAATTCCAAGCAAAAGCCGCTGCAACACCCGCGACAGGTAAACAGGAGTGATGGCCATGCCCGAAGGCGTTTCGTTGCAGGCATTAGCCGAGCACACGGGTTCTACCTTGCAAGGTGATGCGCAATTACGCCTGTATGCGGTGGCTTCGATTGAAAAAGCGCAAGTCGGTGAGATTAGCTACATCCGTGATGCGAAATACCGTCATTATTTACAAACCTCACAGGCCAGTGCTTTGATTCTGCCACCGGATATGGCACAAGCCTACGATGGTAATTGTTTGATCAATCCCAATCCTTACCTTGCGTATGCGCAAGTAGTCGGCATTATTTACCCCACCGTGCGCCCCATGCCCGCGATTCACCCTAGCGCGGTGATCGGTGCTGGGGTTGAATTGGGTGAGGGTGTGGTGATTGAAGCGGGTTGCGTGATTGGCGCGAGCTGCCGGATTGGGGCGGGCAGTTGGTTGCACGCAAATGTGACCTTGTATGCCGATACCCAGATTGGGCAGCGTTGCATTATCCATTCCGGCGCGGTATTGGGGGCGGATGGCTTTGGGTTTGCCCCTGATCAGCGCACTTGGTTTAAAATTCCGCAAGTGGGCAACGTGGTAGTCGGCGATGATGTCGAAATCGGTGCAAACACTACCATTGACCGTGCGGCGCTGGGTTCAACCGTTATTGGTAACGGGGTTAAACTCGATAATCTGATTCAGATTGGGCATAACACCCAGATTGGCGATTATACCGCGATGGCTGCCTGTACTGCGGTGGCGGGCAGTGTGCAGATTGGCAAGCATTGCCAGATTGCGGGAATGTGTGCGATTGCGGGGCATTTGAGTATTGCCGATAATGTCGTGGTAACGGGGACGAGCATGGTTTCGCATTCGATTACCAAACCAGGGGTATACTCTTCTGGCACAACAATAGAGGAAAATGCGCTTTGGCGTAAAAACGCAGTGCGTTTTAACCAGTTGGACAAATTAGCACGCCGCTTACAGGAGTTAGAAAAACAACTGGCGGCTTTACAAAACAAAGGGAGTACGTGAACCGCTATGGGCACCATGAACGTTGAACAAATCAGAAATTACCTACCGCACCGTTACCCGTTTTTGTTGGTTGACCGCGTGGTGGAATACGAAGTCGGTAAGTCATTGACCGCGATTAAGAATGTCACTGTGAATGAGCCGTGGGTCAACGGGCATTTCCCGCATCAGCCGATTATGCCGGGGGTGCTCATTATCGAAGCCTTGGCACAAGCCACTGGTTTGTTAGGTTTCCGCACGATGGGTGAAGAGCCGCAAACCGATACCCTGTATTTGTTGGTGGCAGTGGATAAAGCGCGTTTTAAACAAGCGGTGGTTCCCGGTGATCAGTTGGTGATGAAGGTGGAATTGGTGAAGCGTAAAGGCATTATGTGGGTGTTCACGGCGGAAGCACGGGTCGATGGCAAGCTCGCGGTGTCGGCTGAATTGATGTGTGCGGCGAAAAAAGAGACTGCGGCTTGAGCCGTTTGATTCACCCTACCGCGATTATACACCCGTCGGCGCAACTGGCTGATGGCGTGGAAGTGGGCGCGTACAGCGTGATCGGTGCGGATGTCAGCATCGGTCAGGCCAGCCGCATTGGTTCGCATGTGGTGATTGACGGCCCGACGCGCATTGGTGCGGAAAACCAGATTTACCAGTTTGCCTCAGTGGGCGCTGCCCCTCAGGATAAAAAATTCAACGGTGAGCCGACCGAGTTAATCATTGGTGATCGCAATGTCATCCGCGAATGCTGCACCTTGAACCGTGGCACTGCGCAAGACAAGGGCAAAACCGTGATCGGGGATGATAACTGGATCATGGCTTACGTGCACATTGCACACGATTGCATCATTGGCAATAACACGATTTTCGCTAACAGTGCGACATTGGCGGGGCATGTGGAAATCCGTGACTGGGTGATCTTGGGCGGTTTCACCTTGGTACACCAGTTTTGCACCATTGGCGAACACGCATTCACCGGCATGGGGTCGGCGATTGCGAAAGATGTGCCGCCGTATGCCATGGTGACAGGCACGCCCGCTGAGCCGCGCAGTATCAATATGGAAGGCTTGAAACGTCGGGGCTATAGCACCGAAGCGATTCATCGCATTAAAGAAGCGCATCGCATTCTGTACCGCCACAATCTGACCACACAGGAAGCCCTCGCGAAAATTGATGCGGATTTCGGTGAACACGCCGAGATTCGCTTATTACTCGACTTCTGCCATCACAGCCAGCGGGGGCTGATTCGTTAACGCATGAAGCGTATAGCCATCATTGCCGGAGAAGCGTCAGGTGATTTACTGGCGGCGCGTCTGATCCTTGCCTTGCGCGAACTTCGCCCTGAACTGGTGTTTGAAGGGATTGCAGGCAGTGAAATGCAGGCGGCGGGTTGCACCAGTTTATTCCCGATGGAAAAATTTTCGGTCATGGGGCTGGTGGAAGTGTTGCCGCGCTTGCCCGAATTATTGGCTATCCGCAAACAACTGCTGCAACGTTGGCAAGCAAATCCGCCGGATTTATTCATTGGCGTGGATGCGCCCGATTTAAACCTGCCCATTGCCAAAAAGTTACACGCACTCGGCATTCCCACGGTGCATTATGTCAGCCCGTCCGTATGGGCATGGCGTGCCAAACGGGTGCGCAAAATGCGTGGCAATCTTGATTTAATGCTGACCTTATTCCCATTTGAAGTGGATTTTTACCGCGAGCATGGCATTCCGGCGGTGTTCGTCGGGCATCCATTGGCAGATGAAGTAAGCTTCAACGCGGATCGGCAAAGCGCCCGTGAGCAATTGGATTTGCCGCTGACCAAACCGCTGCTGGCGATTTTGCCGGGCAGTCGCTTGGGTGAAGTGCGCCGTCTCGCCCCGGATTTTTTCAAAGCCGCCTTGCAATTGCAGCAACAATACCCTGAATTACGCTTAGCAACACCCGCCGCAACGCCGCGCTTGCGGCAAGAATTGGAAACGATTCGGCAGGATATTGCTCCAGAACTCATCCTTAAGGTATTGAACGGGCAATCCCGCACCTTAATGCAAGCGGCGGATCACATTCTATTAGCGTCTGGAACGGCGGTGTTGGAAGGCATGTTAGCCGGACGTTTGATGGTGGCGGCTTATCGGGTTGCACCATTGACTGCTTGGCTGATTCGCACCTTCAAATTGCTCAAAGTCCGATTTGTTACCTTGCCGAATAATCTTGCTGGTGAGGAGCTTGTGCCGGAATTGTTGCAAGAACAGGTGACACCTGCGAATCTGGTACAGGCGTTAGAACGTCTATTTAACCTACCCGCTGAACGCCAGCAGTATATTTTGCAACGTTTTCAGGCATTGCACGCGCAACTACGACAAAACGCGAGTGCCAGCGCCGCTCATGCTATCCTTACCCATTTTCCGACCAAAAAATCCTAGAGACAGTACACCATGGTCTATCTTACCAAACTCAAACACACCGGCTCCGTCATTAGTTCCAGCGATAAGTTTGGGGCGAAAATGTTTGAGGTCGCGGCGCGTTATTTTTCCCAGTATGCACGCGGTATCTTTATTGGCACGGGCAGTGGGGTGGTGGCGCAATATTTCATGCAAACCCCTGTTCCCTTTGCATTTGTGGAGAAGCATCCTGATTTTGTACGCCAATTTCATGCGCGTTTTGGCGCCGATACCCCGCTGTTGGCGAAGGATTTTTTCACACTGCCCGTGGATGATAGTGAGGAAGGTTTAGGCAATTGCATTATGGTGTCGTGTATGCCGGTCACGGGGATGTTTTATTCTGAAAAATTGGTGGAACAATTCCGTGATGCGCTTAACAGTGGCTCAACGATTGTGCAGATGAGTTATACCCCATTTATTAAGCAAATTCGCTTATTTGAACGTTTGCAGCGTGAAGGTTTTAAAATCCAACGGGTGAGCACCGTATTTTTCAATATTCCGCCCGCCTCGGTATTTGTATTGAGGAAAGCGTGATGTTGGTGGCGGGTGTGGATGAAGTGGGGCGTGGGCCATTGGCGGGGGCAGTGGTCGCGGCGGCGGTCATCCTCGACCCGCAACGCCCGATTATTGGTCTGAACGATTCCAAGAAATTGACCGAGAAACGGC
The sequence above is drawn from the Thiothrix subterranea genome and encodes:
- a CDS encoding OmpH family outer membrane protein, producing the protein MLKLGALCMCGLLLLMGQQSVVIAADEAEQRPVRIAIVNMAGLLENAPQSKAADAQLKLDFVPRERRLEADQKAIRQLEDELSTSIQSGVLPDLEKVEGQRKLRDLQRTYAREMEDFREAVRLARDTAIGALQAEIVQAIVEVREREKIDLVLRESNYIVASDRIDMTAQVMQHLEQKFQAKAAATPATGKQE
- the lpxA gene encoding acyl-ACP--UDP-N-acetylglucosamine O-acyltransferase, producing the protein MIHPTAIIHPSAQLADGVEVGAYSVIGADVSIGQASRIGSHVVIDGPTRIGAENQIYQFASVGAAPQDKKFNGEPTELIIGDRNVIRECCTLNRGTAQDKGKTVIGDDNWIMAYVHIAHDCIIGNNTIFANSATLAGHVEIRDWVILGGFTLVHQFCTIGEHAFTGMGSAIAKDVPPYAMVTGTPAEPRSINMEGLKRRGYSTEAIHRIKEAHRILYRHNLTTQEALAKIDADFGEHAEIRLLLDFCHHSQRGLIR
- the fabZ gene encoding 3-hydroxyacyl-ACP dehydratase FabZ, with translation MGTMNVEQIRNYLPHRYPFLLVDRVVEYEVGKSLTAIKNVTVNEPWVNGHFPHQPIMPGVLIIEALAQATGLLGFRTMGEEPQTDTLYLLVAVDKARFKQAVVPGDQLVMKVELVKRKGIMWVFTAEARVDGKLAVSAELMCAAKKETAA
- the bamA gene encoding outer membrane protein assembly factor BamA; protein product: MAVSQAVWAAAFVVRDIEVNGLERIAAGTVLNYLPAQVGQPFNDAQSAEAIRTLFQTGLFEDVQLGRRGDVLVVTVVERPAIGELTIKGNRKIPTDKLMEVLKLRNISKGNTLDKAALATIQRELAEQYQGMGHYGVDINTAIEALPRNRVAVNININEGNVARIQKVKIIGNKAFPESVLLKQLESGPRGAFSIPFLSDSDKYSKEKLMADLDALNSFYRDRGYINFEIASADVSMSPDKKDIFLNVSVNEGAQYRIGDVSVAGNPGLSKEQLAKSVKLRKGEVFSQKALEETRKNLSNQLGAQGYAFTKVAATPDFDENNKQVGILLSVDQGKRTYVRRIDIRGNNRTKDEVYRRELRQVESSWFSKEQVERSKTRLQRLPYVEEATIEVEPVAGTEDQVDLIVTVNERSSNQFRVGAGYSQSQGVLFNVNLNQDNFMGTGKKLDVNVDNSKVNKNYSIGYTNPYYTPDGISRGFSGYYKEYDAEAEDIASYASNRYGGSVNYTVPLSEHDSVYASVGAEKREIVLGTAPAQRIKDFVDTNGDEYNQLPVTVSYVHDTRNRTVFPTEGQRHRVSLQTAVPGSDLEYHKLNYDGAAYKPITDNVTFAVKGKVGTSTTGGDLDNLPFFDKYYAGGINSVRGFDQSSLGSRDENDDPTGGDLLVTATAEVQFPVPLAEDVKGLKMSAFVDGGNVFDDTGDFKADEMRYSAGVGAVWLSPIGPLEVSYAKPLNAEETDKEQKVQFSIGASF
- the lpxB gene encoding lipid-A-disaccharide synthase, translating into MKRIAIIAGEASGDLLAARLILALRELRPELVFEGIAGSEMQAAGCTSLFPMEKFSVMGLVEVLPRLPELLAIRKQLLQRWQANPPDLFIGVDAPDLNLPIAKKLHALGIPTVHYVSPSVWAWRAKRVRKMRGNLDLMLTLFPFEVDFYREHGIPAVFVGHPLADEVSFNADRQSAREQLDLPLTKPLLAILPGSRLGEVRRLAPDFFKAALQLQQQYPELRLATPAATPRLRQELETIRQDIAPELILKVLNGQSRTLMQAADHILLASGTAVLEGMLAGRLMVAAYRVAPLTAWLIRTFKLLKVRFVTLPNNLAGEELVPELLQEQVTPANLVQALERLFNLPAERQQYILQRFQALHAQLRQNASASAAHAILTHFPTKKS
- the lpxD gene encoding UDP-3-O-(3-hydroxymyristoyl)glucosamine N-acyltransferase; protein product: MPEGVSLQALAEHTGSTLQGDAQLRLYAVASIEKAQVGEISYIRDAKYRHYLQTSQASALILPPDMAQAYDGNCLINPNPYLAYAQVVGIIYPTVRPMPAIHPSAVIGAGVELGEGVVIEAGCVIGASCRIGAGSWLHANVTLYADTQIGQRCIIHSGAVLGADGFGFAPDQRTWFKIPQVGNVVVGDDVEIGANTTIDRAALGSTVIGNGVKLDNLIQIGHNTQIGDYTAMAACTAVAGSVQIGKHCQIAGMCAIAGHLSIADNVVVTGTSMVSHSITKPGVYSSGTTIEENALWRKNAVRFNQLDKLARRLQELEKQLAALQNKGST